In Cytobacillus oceanisediminis, the following proteins share a genomic window:
- the glpT gene encoding glycerol-3-phosphate transporter, giving the protein MFKLFKPAPPIERLPEEQIDSEYKKLRFQVFLGIFIGYAAYYLIRKNFSLAMPYFIEEGFSKTELGFALSAISISYGISKFVMGTYSDRSNPRIFLPAGLILSAIISLLMGFVPFFTSSVAIMFIMLFLNGWFQGMGWPPSGRVLVHWFSINERGNKTAIWNVAHNVGGGLMAPLAVAGAAMFAGIAGSSSSGYEGVFILPALIAIVVAFVAYFLIRDTPQSVGLPSIEEYRNDYPSKTRKTFETELTTKEILFKYVLNNKWVWAIAIANIFVYFVRYGVLDWAPTYLSEEKGFDMSKSSVAYFLYEWAGIPGTLLCGWISDKFFKGRRGPAGFVFMLGVLIAVLVYWFNPAGNPMIDMICLIAIGFLIYGPVMLIGLQALDFVPKKAAGTAAGLTGLFGYLGGTVTANALMGVMVDASGWDAGFMLLTASCVLAALIFAVTWNVRGQEVVKNHH; this is encoded by the coding sequence ATGTTCAAACTGTTTAAGCCTGCTCCCCCAATTGAAAGATTGCCTGAAGAACAAATTGATTCTGAGTATAAAAAACTTAGATTTCAAGTATTTCTGGGAATTTTCATTGGTTATGCAGCGTATTATTTGATCCGGAAAAACTTCTCACTGGCTATGCCGTACTTTATTGAAGAAGGATTTTCCAAAACTGAACTTGGCTTTGCGCTATCCGCTATTTCTATATCCTACGGGATCAGTAAATTTGTTATGGGCACCTATTCAGACCGAAGTAACCCAAGGATATTCTTGCCTGCTGGTTTAATTCTGTCAGCTATCATTTCTTTATTAATGGGATTTGTTCCTTTCTTTACTTCTTCTGTTGCTATTATGTTTATTATGCTTTTCTTAAATGGGTGGTTCCAGGGAATGGGCTGGCCGCCATCTGGACGTGTCCTTGTACACTGGTTCAGCATCAATGAAAGAGGAAACAAAACAGCAATTTGGAATGTAGCCCATAATGTCGGCGGGGGGCTAATGGCACCTCTTGCCGTGGCGGGTGCAGCGATGTTTGCAGGCATAGCAGGAAGCTCTTCTTCAGGATATGAAGGTGTATTTATATTACCCGCGCTTATAGCCATTGTTGTTGCTTTCGTGGCATACTTCCTTATTCGCGATACTCCACAGTCGGTTGGACTTCCATCCATTGAAGAATATCGCAATGATTATCCAAGTAAAACCAGGAAAACTTTTGAAACAGAATTAACAACAAAAGAGATTCTTTTCAAATATGTATTAAATAATAAGTGGGTTTGGGCCATTGCTATTGCAAATATTTTCGTTTATTTTGTCCGATATGGTGTTCTGGATTGGGCACCAACTTATTTGAGCGAAGAGAAAGGCTTCGATATGAGCAAGTCCAGCGTAGCCTATTTTCTATATGAGTGGGCGGGTATACCAGGAACACTATTATGCGGCTGGATCTCAGATAAGTTTTTCAAAGGGCGCCGCGGTCCTGCAGGCTTTGTGTTTATGCTGGGAGTATTGATCGCTGTTCTTGTTTACTGGTTTAATCCGGCAGGAAATCCAATGATCGATATGATTTGTTTGATTGCGATCGGCTTCCTTATTTATGGTCCGGTAATGTTAATTGGCCTTCAGGCTCTTGACTTTGTTCCTAAAAAGGCTGCTGGTACTGCAGCAGGTTTAACTGGTTTGTTTGGCTACCTCGGAGGTACTGTAACAGCTAATGCGTTAATGGGTGTTATGGTAGATGCATCTGGATGGGATGCAGGATTTATGCTATTAACTGCATCTTGTGTCCTTGCAGCCCTCATCTTCGCTGTAACATGGAATGTCCGTGGTCAAGAAGTCGTTAAAAACCATCATTAA
- a CDS encoding DUF4179 domain-containing protein, with product MVLIIPAKNNPILPVAIRVKDIESIVNWFEQHQRSFYALGWSFLRNQSSIEELFYRAILQVEKELPRFKSSTTFEMWVLSILIQICRELSLNKSLQASEESDSHQEIFHELHQLKEKEREVLVLTYINGLPKDETAQLLQVPAVQVKEFLFSGLQSLRNGMGYGEHYHGCNRYQKLYVDYLERNLERPAKIDLEMHIYHCQDCQEDLAALQEVMGNFTEAIEKFSVPDGFMGNIKERVAQRESLIQKKRNKRKRNGFIAASIFVLVIFAGVFTGVFSKLYYTWTEENQELRAFLQEGVGKRLNLEAESDGVKIKIKGAIADDVQTLIFYEIEDTNENNQFMINFDDGVFIEDEGEIMMANTYPRYLPPEIESDLNNKEKNIYHGKMSLRPLKEDTGTIKLKLNKVMKLKRDSSDSYLNMKPEEGEWNFKIPVTKQPSTEYALNEKIELEGVPVRLDKLILSPTATILQYGINNEQPAKRLEMINFNDLEVNNKLLKADLYGNSYVHNQPDINWSIFQANFEPLFEKETNEVKVQFGSVYLSIEDHKTIKLDASKEYPQTFEYAGSTISIDKVEIGQPTTVIFSNHEIKNRAYESLHYFIETEQDENISMEGDYEGVIVDKNGKEYDMNKITPKIYEEMEQPRHFFTVQSVKLPGNKVIPKSLDITGYNTTKYLDDIVEIETELIVKDKAGTR from the coding sequence ATGGTCTTGATCATCCCAGCAAAAAACAATCCCATTTTACCAGTGGCGATAAGAGTAAAAGATATAGAATCCATCGTTAACTGGTTCGAACAGCATCAGCGATCTTTTTATGCACTCGGCTGGTCCTTTCTTAGGAACCAGAGCAGTATTGAGGAGCTTTTTTATCGGGCCATTTTACAGGTGGAAAAGGAGCTGCCAAGGTTTAAAAGCAGCACAACTTTCGAAATGTGGGTTTTATCAATTTTAATACAAATCTGCAGGGAGCTTTCTCTTAATAAAAGTTTACAAGCTTCGGAGGAAAGTGATTCCCATCAAGAGATATTTCATGAACTCCATCAGTTAAAAGAGAAGGAAAGAGAAGTGCTAGTTTTAACATACATAAATGGACTCCCTAAGGACGAAACAGCACAGCTTCTCCAGGTTCCAGCCGTACAGGTTAAGGAGTTTTTATTCTCCGGACTCCAGTCACTCAGAAACGGAATGGGATATGGAGAGCACTATCACGGCTGTAATAGGTACCAAAAGCTTTACGTTGATTATCTGGAGAGAAACCTGGAACGGCCCGCAAAAATTGATTTGGAAATGCATATCTATCATTGCCAGGACTGCCAGGAGGATTTAGCTGCCCTACAGGAAGTTATGGGGAACTTTACTGAAGCCATTGAGAAATTCAGTGTACCCGATGGTTTTATGGGAAATATCAAAGAAAGAGTTGCACAAAGGGAAAGTCTTATTCAGAAAAAGAGGAATAAACGTAAAAGAAATGGGTTTATTGCAGCAAGTATATTCGTTTTAGTCATTTTTGCAGGGGTTTTTACAGGTGTCTTTTCAAAACTTTATTACACATGGACAGAGGAAAACCAGGAGCTGCGTGCCTTTCTGCAGGAAGGTGTAGGGAAAAGGCTGAACCTGGAAGCAGAAAGCGATGGGGTGAAAATAAAGATTAAGGGTGCCATAGCTGATGATGTTCAGACCCTTATATTTTATGAGATTGAAGATACAAATGAAAATAATCAATTTATGATTAACTTTGATGATGGCGTTTTTATTGAGGACGAAGGGGAAATCATGATGGCAAATACCTATCCAAGGTACCTTCCTCCTGAAATTGAATCAGATCTTAATAATAAGGAAAAGAACATTTATCATGGGAAGATGAGTCTTAGGCCACTGAAAGAGGATACAGGTACAATTAAACTCAAATTAAATAAAGTTATGAAATTAAAACGTGACTCCTCTGATTCCTACTTGAATATGAAGCCGGAAGAAGGGGAGTGGAACTTTAAGATCCCTGTCACAAAACAGCCATCCACTGAGTATGCATTAAATGAAAAAATTGAACTTGAGGGAGTCCCGGTTCGGCTGGATAAACTGATCCTTTCTCCAACAGCGACAATTCTGCAATATGGCATAAATAATGAACAGCCAGCGAAGCGATTAGAGATGATCAATTTTAATGATCTTGAAGTTAACAATAAATTATTGAAAGCTGATCTATATGGAAATTCTTATGTGCATAATCAGCCAGATATAAATTGGAGCATTTTCCAGGCGAATTTTGAACCTCTTTTTGAAAAAGAAACAAATGAGGTTAAGGTTCAATTTGGCAGTGTGTATTTATCAATTGAAGATCATAAAACGATAAAACTTGATGCTTCCAAGGAATATCCGCAAACCTTTGAATATGCAGGCAGCACCATCTCCATTGACAAGGTGGAAATTGGTCAGCCGACCACCGTTATCTTTAGCAATCATGAAATTAAGAATCGAGCGTATGAATCGCTTCATTACTTTATTGAGACTGAGCAAGATGAAAATATTTCAATGGAGGGAGACTATGAAGGAGTCATTGTTGATAAAAATGGGAAAGAATATGATATGAATAAGATTACACCAAAAATATACGAAGAAATGGAACAGCCCCGTCACTTCTTTACTGTTCAAAGCGTGAAATTACCTGGTAATAAAGTGATTCCGAAAAGTTTGGATATTACAGGATATAATACTACTAAATATTTGGATGATATAGTAGAGATTGAGACGGAGCTGATTGTAAAAGATAAAGCAGGAACCCGATAA
- the nadR gene encoding multifunctional transcriptional regulator/nicotinamide-nucleotide adenylyltransferase/ribosylnicotinamide kinase NadR codes for MTVGFIGGKFLPLHLGHVYAIVRASSIVDELYVVLSHSELRDRQLCQHSKMDYIPPHIRLRWLSQLIKDMPHVKVISIKDDQGNDDYNWTEGARQIKMAIGKRIDYVFSSEYEYSDIFNELYPEAKHELIDPKRGHVNISATAIRNEGVFRHWEYIPDFVKPYFVKKVVVVGTESCGKSTLTRNLAKIYNTSYVEEYGRIVCEELGGCDGIMVKEDYHKIAYGHKLEEIKAIEKANRVVFIDTEAIVTQFYSNLYNNEHQTVLDEIAVLQDYDLWLYLEPDVKWVDDGLRVHGEDEVRSQNNKTLKALLNKHKIDYKTLRGDYKDRLQGAIGHIDELLKL; via the coding sequence ATGACCGTTGGGTTTATTGGAGGCAAGTTTCTTCCCCTGCATCTTGGCCATGTCTATGCCATCGTGCGTGCCTCATCCATAGTTGACGAACTGTACGTTGTGCTGTCCCATAGCGAACTGCGTGACAGACAATTGTGCCAGCATTCAAAAATGGATTATATTCCGCCTCATATCCGATTGCGCTGGCTCAGCCAGTTAATAAAAGATATGCCACATGTAAAGGTAATTTCCATCAAAGATGATCAAGGGAATGATGATTACAATTGGACTGAAGGTGCCCGGCAAATAAAAATGGCAATTGGAAAGCGCATTGATTATGTATTTAGTTCAGAGTATGAATATAGTGATATCTTTAATGAACTATATCCAGAGGCGAAGCACGAATTGATTGATCCGAAGCGAGGACATGTGAACATATCGGCAACAGCGATCCGAAATGAAGGCGTCTTTCGCCATTGGGAGTACATTCCTGACTTTGTAAAACCTTATTTTGTTAAAAAGGTTGTTGTGGTGGGAACGGAAAGCTGCGGAAAATCTACTCTGACGAGGAATCTTGCTAAAATCTACAACACTTCCTATGTAGAGGAATATGGCCGAATCGTATGCGAAGAATTAGGCGGCTGCGATGGGATTATGGTTAAGGAAGATTACCACAAAATTGCCTATGGCCATAAGCTTGAAGAAATCAAGGCGATTGAAAAAGCGAACAGGGTTGTTTTTATCGACACAGAGGCAATCGTGACTCAATTCTACTCCAACCTTTACAACAATGAGCATCAGACAGTGCTGGATGAAATAGCGGTCCTGCAGGATTATGACCTGTGGCTATACCTTGAACCGGATGTGAAATGGGTGGATGATGGACTTCGGGTTCATGGGGAGGATGAGGTAAGGAGTCAAAACAACAAGACTCTAAAGGCACTGTTGAACAAACATAAAATTGATTATAAAACCCTGAGAGGAGATTATAAGGATCGGCTTCAGGGGGCTATAGGGCATATTGATGAGCTGCTAAAACTTTAA
- a CDS encoding FAD-binding oxidoreductase, which yields METASMNLVHALKEVLSEQQVTENQTVRELHGRDESYHKESLPDIVVFPDTAQQVSEVVKLANEYKVPIVPFGLGSSLEGHVIPYEHGITIDFSLMNKILEVRENDFLVRVQPGVTRTQLNKELKKYGLFFSVDPGADATLGGMAATNASGTTSVKYGVMRDQVRDLEVVLADGSIIHTGNLAAKSSSGYHLNGLFVGSEGTLGCFTELTLRVYGIPEHVMAARASFPSLNDAVEAVVSVLQAGVPIARVELVDEPSMKQVNLFSETNYNESPTLFLEFHGNEAGLKQDVAFTREIVEDHHCLDIEFETDNAARNRLWEARHNLAYAYIHGHPGKKMMVTDVCLPISELSGAIIHAREAVDSLGLPGGIVGHVGDGNYHTLLMIDMSNPEEVAKAEKFNEQIVLYALERGGTCTGEHGVGVGKQKYQQQEHGQALQVMEKIKQALDPDNLFNPNKILKTKEGA from the coding sequence ATGGAAACAGCTAGTATGAACCTCGTACATGCTTTAAAGGAGGTTCTTTCTGAGCAGCAGGTAACTGAAAATCAGACAGTAAGAGAATTGCATGGAAGGGATGAATCATACCATAAGGAGAGTCTTCCCGATATTGTGGTTTTTCCAGACACAGCCCAGCAGGTCAGTGAAGTTGTAAAGCTGGCAAACGAATATAAAGTTCCAATCGTTCCTTTTGGCCTGGGATCCAGTCTCGAGGGGCACGTCATACCGTACGAACATGGAATTACGATTGATTTTTCCTTAATGAATAAAATCCTCGAAGTGCGTGAAAATGATTTCCTTGTCCGGGTACAGCCTGGTGTGACTCGCACACAGCTCAACAAGGAATTGAAAAAGTATGGACTGTTTTTCTCTGTGGATCCGGGAGCGGATGCTACGCTTGGCGGAATGGCGGCAACTAATGCCAGCGGAACAACTTCGGTCAAATATGGAGTCATGCGTGACCAGGTGCGTGATTTGGAAGTGGTTCTGGCTGATGGGTCCATCATACATACAGGTAATTTGGCTGCCAAATCCTCATCGGGATACCATTTGAATGGTTTATTCGTTGGTTCTGAGGGGACGCTTGGCTGCTTTACAGAATTGACATTAAGAGTATATGGAATTCCGGAGCATGTGATGGCGGCAAGAGCTTCTTTTCCATCATTGAATGATGCGGTTGAAGCGGTAGTTTCCGTATTACAGGCAGGTGTTCCGATTGCCAGGGTGGAGCTTGTGGATGAACCATCCATGAAGCAGGTGAACCTGTTCAGTGAAACGAACTATAACGAAAGTCCGACACTCTTTTTGGAGTTTCACGGCAATGAAGCCGGCTTGAAGCAGGATGTCGCGTTCACAAGAGAAATAGTCGAAGACCATCACTGTCTCGATATTGAATTTGAAACCGATAATGCAGCAAGAAATCGCCTGTGGGAGGCCCGGCATAACCTTGCTTATGCTTATATCCACGGCCATCCCGGGAAGAAAATGATGGTGACGGATGTCTGCCTTCCGATTTCAGAACTTTCTGGCGCTATCATCCACGCCAGGGAAGCGGTAGATTCACTGGGACTTCCTGGAGGGATCGTCGGGCATGTGGGGGATGGAAATTACCATACACTCCTTATGATTGATATGAGTAACCCCGAAGAGGTGGCAAAGGCAGAAAAGTTCAATGAACAAATTGTCCTCTATGCTCTTGAGCGGGGCGGAACATGTACGGGTGAGCATGGTGTAGGGGTAGGCAAGCAGAAATACCAGCAACAAGAACATGGTCAGGCGCTTCAGGTTATGGAAAAAATCAAACAGGCCCTGGATCCAGATAACCTTTTTAATCCAAATAAAATCTTAAAGACAAAAGAAGGAGCGTGA
- a CDS encoding FadR/GntR family transcriptional regulator, whose amino-acid sequence MAEKKKTYLVLVDKIIECYLGGILKPGERLPSERELAGQFNVSRTTIREALRTMELNGLIDIRQGGGSYVKVSDVQSRKEEIITAVKAENPLVYEMLELRRALEVESSFLAAKRATSADLEKLRIALKHMALSKQDPELGLKADLDFHIGIAEATHNSIFIDLIHTLRGHMEDTIKATQNHRFKDPSRYEDTMEEHKEIYLAIASGNGDRAKELMEGHITKIREELAESMVVDLGI is encoded by the coding sequence ATGGCGGAGAAAAAAAAGACCTATCTAGTTTTAGTAGATAAAATTATAGAATGCTATTTAGGAGGAATTCTCAAACCGGGTGAACGGCTGCCCTCAGAGAGAGAATTGGCAGGCCAATTCAATGTCAGCCGGACAACCATCAGAGAAGCCCTGAGAACCATGGAACTGAACGGGCTCATCGATATCCGCCAGGGAGGCGGAAGCTATGTTAAGGTCTCTGACGTCCAATCAAGAAAAGAAGAAATCATCACTGCTGTCAAAGCAGAAAATCCGCTAGTTTATGAAATGCTGGAGCTCAGGCGTGCACTAGAAGTCGAATCCTCCTTCCTTGCTGCCAAAAGAGCCACTTCAGCAGACCTGGAGAAGCTGCGTATAGCATTGAAACATATGGCTCTTTCCAAACAAGACCCGGAGTTAGGGTTAAAAGCCGACCTTGACTTTCACATTGGGATTGCCGAGGCCACCCATAATTCGATTTTCATAGACTTGATACATACCCTGAGGGGACATATGGAAGATACGATTAAGGCTACACAGAATCATCGCTTTAAGGATCCGTCCCGTTACGAGGATACAATGGAAGAACATAAGGAAATTTATCTGGCTATTGCCTCTGGAAATGGGGATAGAGCGAAGGAATTGATGGAGGGGCATATTACGAAGATACGGGAAGAATTGGCGGAGTCGATGGTGGTTGATTTAGGGATATAA
- a CDS encoding NUDIX domain-containing protein, whose amino-acid sequence MKNQFITPEGYTSDIAVFTITSEQVGEYKPPKKELKIMLIKRSELDHEGNLNMEAGKWALPGGFVRPGETAFQAAERKLAEETGVEGLKIKHFGVYDSPGRDQRGWIISNAHYVIANEAALRSRKKTYDASEIGLFTLEEALELDLAFDHRTIMDDALWFIKKDMALTTLAKHFLPEEFVLSELQGVLLTVLDDPSISTDAAFFRKAPTLPFIEAVSEDGKPKKSNRYSKTPAQLYRFNDFQPIVSVYRNKLQG is encoded by the coding sequence TTGAAGAATCAATTTATAACCCCAGAAGGTTATACAAGTGATATTGCGGTTTTTACAATCACATCTGAACAAGTTGGAGAGTATAAACCTCCCAAAAAAGAGCTGAAAATCATGCTGATTAAAAGAAGCGAGCTGGACCATGAAGGAAATCTAAACATGGAAGCAGGGAAGTGGGCGCTCCCCGGAGGATTTGTCCGGCCAGGAGAGACTGCATTTCAGGCAGCGGAGCGCAAGTTAGCGGAAGAAACTGGAGTGGAAGGACTGAAAATAAAGCATTTTGGTGTCTATGATTCTCCTGGCCGTGATCAGCGGGGATGGATTATTTCAAATGCACATTATGTCATTGCAAATGAAGCGGCATTAAGGAGCCGGAAAAAGACTTATGATGCTTCTGAAATTGGGCTGTTTACGCTTGAAGAAGCACTTGAACTTGATCTTGCATTCGATCATCGGACCATTATGGATGATGCACTTTGGTTTATTAAAAAAGATATGGCGCTCACAACACTGGCCAAACACTTTCTTCCTGAAGAATTTGTGCTTTCTGAACTGCAGGGGGTCTTATTGACGGTTTTGGATGATCCTTCGATTTCGACTGATGCTGCCTTTTTCAGAAAAGCACCGACTCTGCCTTTTATTGAAGCGGTATCGGAAGACGGAAAGCCCAAGAAATCAAACCGCTATTCAAAAACGCCGGCTCAGCTTTATCGATTCAATGATTTCCAGCCGATTGTGTCCGTGTATAGAAATAAGCTGCAAGGGTGA
- a CDS encoding bile acid:sodium symporter family protein — protein sequence MKVLEAVSTIAGKYFAVWVILTSVIAFMVPDPFLGLGGYITILLGVVMFGMGLTLKAVDFKIIFTKPLPVLIGVCAQFIIMPLVAFVIAKLLNLPAELAAGLVLLGCVPGGTASNVMVYLAKGNVPLSIAMTSVSTLLAPIMTPLLLLLLAGQWMPVDAVAMFMSIVQVIIVPIVLGLAIKKFFPVAVEKSLTVLPLISVAAIITIVAAVVSGNSATIAASGLLIFTAVMLHNGFGLLLGYFAGKVLGQDEVNRRAIAIEVGMQNSGLGVALATAHFGPLAALPSVLAAAWHNISGPILATYWSKKPAVDSEAESAVQPVEVKF from the coding sequence ATGAAGGTATTAGAAGCGGTCAGTACCATTGCCGGAAAATATTTTGCCGTTTGGGTTATCTTAACCTCCGTTATTGCCTTTATGGTTCCAGACCCATTTTTAGGGTTGGGTGGCTATATCACCATCCTTCTAGGGGTCGTCATGTTTGGAATGGGGCTTACACTGAAGGCAGTCGATTTTAAAATCATCTTTACCAAACCGCTGCCTGTGTTGATCGGAGTTTGTGCACAGTTCATCATCATGCCGCTGGTCGCTTTCGTCATTGCGAAACTTTTGAATTTGCCGGCAGAATTGGCAGCAGGCCTGGTATTGCTCGGATGTGTACCTGGGGGAACTGCCTCAAACGTTATGGTGTATCTGGCCAAGGGAAATGTACCATTGTCCATCGCCATGACTTCCGTTTCAACCCTATTGGCGCCGATCATGACACCGCTGCTTCTCTTATTGCTTGCAGGCCAATGGATGCCGGTTGATGCTGTTGCCATGTTTATGTCTATTGTCCAGGTTATCATTGTTCCAATTGTTCTAGGTCTGGCAATCAAGAAATTTTTCCCTGTGGCTGTGGAAAAAAGCTTAACTGTTTTACCGCTTATCTCGGTAGCGGCGATTATCACGATTGTAGCTGCAGTCGTTTCAGGCAATTCAGCAACCATTGCCGCATCAGGGCTTTTGATTTTTACAGCCGTCATGCTTCACAATGGATTCGGACTCCTGCTTGGCTACTTTGCAGGAAAAGTGCTTGGTCAGGATGAAGTAAACCGTAGAGCGATTGCCATTGAAGTGGGAATGCAGAACTCAGGTCTTGGCGTTGCGCTTGCGACTGCTCACTTTGGTCCATTGGCAGCACTTCCAAGCGTGCTGGCTGCTGCCTGGCATAACATTTCAGGACCGATTCTGGCGACTTATTGGTCGAAAAAACCTGCTGTTGATAGTGAAGCTGAATCTGCAGTTCAGCCAGTTGAAGTGAAGTTCTAG
- the pnuC gene encoding nicotinamide riboside transporter PnuC — MGIFKNWTRFEIIWLITFTLVNIYLFFAWSDSLLGLISSISGMLCVVLVAKGKIANYYFGIVQTLTYAYIAYGYGLYGEAMLNALFYFPVQFIGIYLWRQHKTNRDVKGEDVKVKSLTKTGWLYTLVSIVVLTIGYGFFLKNLEGNFVWTDSATNVLSITAQILMLKRFAEQWILWISVNVLSIFLWASALITQGGNDFSMLVMWTAFLVNSIYGYINWRKLYVKQNKEAV; from the coding sequence ATGGGGATTTTTAAGAACTGGACGCGGTTTGAAATAATATGGCTGATCACTTTTACGCTGGTTAACATTTATCTTTTCTTTGCCTGGTCGGATTCACTGCTTGGCCTGATTTCATCCATAAGCGGAATGTTATGTGTGGTGCTGGTGGCAAAGGGGAAGATTGCAAACTATTACTTTGGCATCGTGCAAACCTTAACTTATGCTTATATTGCATACGGATATGGTCTTTATGGAGAAGCCATGCTCAATGCCCTGTTTTACTTTCCGGTGCAATTTATCGGCATTTATCTGTGGAGACAGCATAAAACAAATCGGGATGTTAAAGGGGAAGATGTGAAAGTTAAAAGCCTGACTAAAACAGGCTGGCTTTATACATTAGTATCTATTGTCGTCCTTACAATTGGATATGGATTTTTCCTTAAAAATTTAGAGGGCAATTTTGTCTGGACGGACTCAGCTACAAACGTCCTTTCTATAACAGCGCAAATACTGATGCTGAAGAGATTTGCGGAGCAATGGATTCTCTGGATTTCCGTTAATGTATTATCCATTTTCCTTTGGGCGAGTGCTCTCATCACACAGGGCGGCAATGACTTTTCGATGTTAGTCATGTGGACTGCATTCCTGGTCAACAGTATTTATGGTTATATCAACTGGCGGAAATTATATGTGAAACAGAATAAGGAGGCGGTTTAA
- the add gene encoding adenosine deaminase gives MNFTIMPKIELHCHLDGSVRPETIIDIAKREGISLPSFDKEKIKEELIAPLDCESLDEYLKRFSIPNLVMQSKENLKRISFELFEDAAKENVKYMEVRFAPLLHTREGLFVEEIIQSVIEGMKEAEVQFDIKGNIILSCMRTMSVESAFEVVEKGKIFLGKGVVAIDLCASEEEGFCGKFIEPIALAREYGYRVTIHAGETGIGKNVLEAIEMLGAERIGHGVFIKDCEEAYKLVKEKQVVLEMCPTSNVQTKAVNQFSEHPISDFHRDGIKVTVNTDNRTVSDTTMAKECDIVSNEFAMSAEDYKQIYMNSVEAAFADEKTKEKLKKYLLDI, from the coding sequence ATGAATTTTACTATTATGCCTAAGATTGAACTTCACTGCCATTTGGACGGAAGTGTCAGACCAGAAACCATCATTGATATCGCGAAGAGAGAAGGCATCAGCCTGCCTTCTTTTGATAAAGAAAAAATCAAAGAAGAACTAATTGCCCCGTTGGATTGCGAATCCTTGGATGAATATTTAAAAAGATTCTCCATCCCTAACTTAGTCATGCAGTCAAAAGAAAATTTAAAAAGAATATCCTTTGAGCTCTTTGAAGATGCAGCAAAAGAAAATGTGAAATACATGGAGGTCCGCTTTGCCCCATTACTTCATACACGAGAGGGATTATTTGTAGAAGAAATCATTCAAAGTGTGATCGAGGGAATGAAAGAGGCAGAAGTACAATTTGATATTAAAGGAAATATCATTTTGTCATGCATGAGAACGATGAGTGTGGAGAGTGCTTTTGAGGTCGTCGAAAAGGGTAAGATCTTCCTTGGAAAAGGGGTTGTCGCCATCGATTTGTGTGCTTCCGAAGAGGAAGGCTTCTGCGGAAAATTCATTGAACCGATCGCGCTGGCCAGAGAATATGGCTACAGAGTCACCATTCACGCCGGTGAAACGGGAATCGGTAAAAATGTGCTGGAGGCCATTGAAATGCTGGGGGCTGAAAGAATCGGACACGGTGTATTTATTAAAGACTGTGAAGAGGCTTATAAGCTTGTAAAGGAAAAACAGGTAGTGCTTGAAATGTGCCCAACCAGCAATGTCCAAACAAAAGCAGTAAATCAATTTAGCGAACACCCCATTTCCGACTTCCATCGGGATGGAATAAAAGTAACGGTTAATACGGACAACAGAACGGTATCGGATACAACGATGGCAAAGGAATGTGATATTGTTTCCAATGAATTTGCAATGAGTGCTGAGGATTATAAACAAATTTATATGAATAGTGTAGAAGCAGCTTTTGCAGATGAAAAGACAAAAGAAAAATTAAAGAAATATTTATTAGACATTTAA